The following is a genomic window from Bacillota bacterium.
CTGCCGCAGCTCCTCCACGTCGCCGTACTTGTGCAGCCCGTACGGCTCGCCGCGGCACATCTCCTCGCGCAGCCGGTTCACCGCGTACTGGGGCTTGTTGTTGATGGTCGCCTCGATGCGCCGCCGCAAATTTTCCGCTTCCTGCGCGACGAAGTCGGCCCGGAACGTCCCGTCCGCCAGCACCGGATCCAGCAGCGCCTCGGCCAAGAAGGCGACGATCTGGCGCGTCAGCCCGATGCGCTCCGGTAAAAACCGCTCGTCGGCCGCCGACGCCTCCAGCTCGATCTGCTGCGTCTCGCCCGTCTTGTCGACGTCGGCGGCGAACTGCGCGCCGTACAGCTCCTCCAGGTAGCGAGCGATTTCCCGCGACGAAGGCAGCCGCCGCGTCCCCCGCCGCAAGACGAACGGCACGACGGCGTTGAGGGAATGCTCGCCACCTCGCAGCGGCCGGCGCAGCACCAGCCGCAGCGTGATGGTCTTGAACCGGTCGGTGGGCGCGACGTACAGGTCGAATCCGCGGTCAATCGGAAGGCGTTGGAACAGTTCCCCCACCCCCACCCCTCCTTCGCTACAGCACGATGGACACTTCGTCCCGATCGAGGCGGTCGATGCACCGCTGCAGCTTGTCTTTCAGCCACTCGTCCTCGCCGCAGGCGAAACGCACTTGCCGCAGCAGGTCTATCCCTCGCCGGAAGGCGTAAACGATGTCGCCCTCGTCCTGGTACGCGCCCCGCAGGAGCTTCGCGAATTCTTCGCCCCGGCTCCAGCGGTAGGCCAGCTGGGCCAAGTTGTCGTTGAAGCGGACGGTGCTCGTTCCCACAATCTCCATCTCCAGCGCGACCAGCCGCTTCACTTCCCGCTCGACCGCCTTGACGTCGAAGGCGTTGTGGGGGTAGCGGCCTTCCGACTTGCGCGGTTCGTAATCGATGGAGACGGCCAGCGCGTTGACCTGATCTTCATCCAGCTCATGGAACCACCCGGCGAAGAACAGCTCCGTCACCAGCAGCTCCTGGATGTTGATCAGCGCCGCGAACTCGCCCCGGGCGGTGAGGCGACCGTCGCGGATATAGTCCAGCTCCTCCAGCAGCCGCCGCTTGGCTTCGAACTCGCGCGCGTACTGCTCCGCCGGCGAGATTTTGGCCAGGTTGCGCTCCAGCGCCCGGATGCGCCGCCGCACCGCGCGCTTGGCCTGCGCGTCCGCGCCTTCCTGCTCGAGCCGCTCCAGCCGCCGCTGCGCGGCGGCCAGCGCTTCCCGCCAGCGGGCCCGCTCCCGCTCGCCCTGGAAGGTGGCAAAATTTTTCCGCAAGATGTTCCGGATTTCCTCGTCGCTGTACTTGCGCACTAGGTTGAGCACCGTGTTGTAGCTGAGGCTGAAGCGGCTGCGCAGCGGCTCGATGTCTTCCTCCTGCATGCTCGGGTATTCGTCGGGGACGAAGTAGTTGAAATCGGCCAGCGTGAAGACGTAGCCCCGCTCGTCGATGCCCCGCCGCCCGGCGCGGCCCGCCATCTGGAAGTACTCGCGGTTGGTCAGCGAGCGGAACGTCTCGCCGTCCCACTTGGTCACCGAGTCGAAACAGACCGCGCGGCACGGGAAGTTGAGGCCGACGGCGAACGTCTCGGTGCAGTACAGCACCTTGATGAGCCGCTGCTCGAACAAGTCTTCCACGATGTCTTTCACCACGGGCAGCAGCCC
Proteins encoded in this region:
- a CDS encoding helicase: MKITHYRGYELDPFQSEAIEYLEQNYSVLVSAPTGTGKTLVADYLIEMMARRGKQVVYTAPIKALSNQKYKEFKRLLGDEKVGILTGDVVINPEAPVLIMTTEIFRNLLHQDPERVADVAYCIFDEIHYIDDPHRGSVWEESLIFMPREMRFLGLSATIPNVDELAEWLTQVHGHPVKVVRHFERAVPLKHYVYEATSGITTLRKLTARYRRYAERMRLKGGSRLQLDFPRTTHLDLIKEIHRHYLPCLFFTFSRRRCEVHALELGEQFDFLSGREKTRVLEVMEYHLERHGRPTVPRLAQLRQLLTRGIGYHHAGLLPVVKDIVEDLFEQRLIKVLYCTETFAVGLNFPCRAVCFDSVTKWDGETFRSLTNREYFQMAGRAGRRGIDERGYVFTLADFNYFVPDEYPSMQEEDIEPLRSRFSLSYNTVLNLVRKYSDEEIRNILRKNFATFQGERERARWREALAAAQRRLERLEQEGADAQAKRAVRRRIRALERNLAKISPAEQYAREFEAKRRLLEELDYIRDGRLTARGEFAALINIQELLVTELFFAGWFHELDEDQVNALAVSIDYEPRKSEGRYPHNAFDVKAVEREVKRLVALEMEIVGTSTVRFNDNLAQLAYRWSRGEEFAKLLRGAYQDEGDIVYAFRRGIDLLRQVRFACGEDEWLKDKLQRCIDRLDRDEVSIVL